A single region of the Streptomyces sp. NBC_00425 genome encodes:
- a CDS encoding DUF5133 domain-containing protein, translating to MLMPHPAVLRKLVDEYEALRESGAGDRHPQARDLAYTLCVSTGTRDARHALETARQWLDAASAADAAGRHTDAAGRHTDAAGRHTDDGPRVYA from the coding sequence ATGCTGATGCCCCATCCTGCCGTTCTGCGCAAACTCGTCGACGAGTACGAGGCGTTGAGGGAGTCCGGCGCGGGCGACCGGCATCCGCAGGCCCGCGACCTCGCCTACACCCTGTGCGTGTCCACCGGCACCCGGGACGCGCGCCACGCACTGGAGACGGCGCGCCAGTGGCTCGACGCGGCCTCGGCCGCCGACGCCGCCGGACGCCACACCGACGCCGCCGGACGCCACACCGACGCCGCCGGACGCCACACCGACGACGGCCCACGCGTGTACGCCTGA
- a CDS encoding DUF1206 domain-containing protein, which produces MNASAWARNGRVEAERAARGSLTKGAARAGLAARGVIYLLVGVIALQIAFGESGQEADRRGALAEIAEKPFGAVLLWALGVGLVGMALWRLSEAVFGGAGEDGRSAKKRLTALVRCAFYSFVAYSVLEFAAGSGDGGGSSDEQSRDVTARVLDLPGGQWIVGAAGVGIVGAGLWIGARAVMRSYHKQLRLGEMSPGARRMVDVTGVGGGATRGLVFAAAGAFAVRAAVDYRPDKAKGLDDTLRSFAGTPAGPALLACVAAGLVLFGLFSFCMARWRKV; this is translated from the coding sequence ATGAATGCGAGTGCGTGGGCGCGCAACGGGCGCGTCGAGGCGGAGCGGGCGGCGCGGGGTTCGCTGACCAAGGGGGCGGCCCGGGCCGGACTCGCCGCGCGCGGTGTGATCTATCTGCTGGTGGGCGTGATCGCCCTGCAGATCGCCTTCGGCGAGAGCGGACAGGAGGCCGACCGCCGCGGCGCCCTCGCCGAGATAGCGGAGAAGCCCTTCGGTGCCGTCCTGCTGTGGGCATTGGGCGTCGGACTGGTGGGCATGGCGTTGTGGCGGCTGTCCGAGGCCGTCTTCGGCGGGGCCGGCGAGGACGGGCGCAGCGCCAAGAAGCGGCTGACCGCGCTCGTTCGGTGCGCCTTCTACTCCTTCGTCGCCTACTCCGTGCTGGAGTTCGCCGCCGGTTCGGGCGACGGGGGCGGTTCCAGCGATGAACAGTCCCGCGACGTCACCGCCCGGGTGCTCGACCTGCCCGGCGGTCAGTGGATCGTCGGCGCGGCCGGCGTCGGGATCGTCGGCGCCGGCCTGTGGATCGGGGCCCGCGCCGTCATGCGCTCCTACCACAAGCAGCTGCGGCTGGGGGAGATGTCCCCGGGTGCACGGCGCATGGTGGACGTCACCGGAGTGGGCGGCGGTGCGACCCGCGGGCTGGTGTTCGCGGCCGCCGGGGCGTTCGCCGTCCGGGCCGCCGTGGACTACCGGCCCGACAAGGCCAAGGGGCTCGACGACACCCTGCGCTCCTTCGCCGGCACGCCCGCGGGGCCGGCCCTGCTGGCCTGCGTCGCCGCCGGGCTCGTCCTCTTCGGACTCTTCTCTTTCTGCATGGCTCGCTGGCGCAAGGTCTGA
- a CDS encoding MarR family winged helix-turn-helix transcriptional regulator, translating into MTARYADGSDDGRWTNNGTQARQVADAVESLVACWLSAAEEASPRLPARQLHALRTVRGRPELNLTALAEHLGVGLPTASRLCDRLEVAGLIERTVQPHNRREVQLVLTAYGHRVLADVAERRVRRLTSVFEAMTPAQRAALEHGLFAFHQARTATGPPACGQGPAGGDC; encoded by the coding sequence GTGACAGCGCGGTACGCGGACGGCTCCGACGACGGACGGTGGACGAACAACGGGACGCAGGCACGGCAGGTCGCCGACGCCGTGGAGAGCCTGGTCGCCTGCTGGCTCTCGGCGGCGGAGGAGGCCTCTCCCCGGCTGCCCGCCCGGCAGCTGCACGCCCTGCGCACGGTCCGGGGCCGCCCGGAGCTGAACCTGACGGCGCTGGCCGAGCACCTCGGCGTCGGCCTGCCCACCGCGAGCCGCCTCTGCGACCGGCTGGAGGTCGCGGGGCTCATCGAGCGGACCGTGCAGCCGCACAACCGGCGTGAGGTGCAGCTCGTGCTGACCGCCTACGGCCACCGCGTCCTCGCGGACGTGGCCGAGCGCCGGGTCCGGCGGCTCACCTCGGTGTTCGAGGCCATGACGCCGGCCCAGCGGGCCGCTCTGGAGCACGGACTGTTCGCCTTCCACCAGGCCCGCACGGCGACAGGGCCACCGGCTTGCGGCCAGGGGCCCGCCGGTGGCGACTGCTGA
- a CDS encoding ATP-binding protein, with amino-acid sequence MRTNDSTDFVDTPGDPFRCGEHERCRPADVRNAVRRAVAGRCGATGRPYDEEGLSDALLVASELSTNAILHGGGMTGFDVDVDGRAVRVSVSDRSDRLPVAVDPYDERGRHRAGGRGWPIVCRLARDVRVAGLPSGGKRVTAVVPVF; translated from the coding sequence ATGCGTACGAACGACTCCACCGATTTCGTGGACACGCCGGGCGACCCGTTCCGGTGCGGGGAGCACGAGCGGTGCCGACCTGCCGACGTCCGCAACGCGGTACGGCGGGCGGTGGCCGGCCGATGCGGGGCCACCGGGCGCCCGTACGACGAGGAGGGCCTCTCCGACGCGCTGCTCGTCGCCTCGGAGCTCTCCACTAACGCCATCCTCCACGGGGGCGGCATGACGGGATTCGACGTCGACGTGGACGGCCGGGCCGTGCGGGTCTCCGTCAGCGATCGCAGCGACCGACTGCCCGTCGCCGTCGATCCGTACGACGAACGGGGACGGCACCGTGCGGGCGGACGTGGCTGGCCGATCGTCTGCCGGCTGGCGCGCGACGTCCGGGTGGCCGGTCTCCCCTCCGGCGGCAAGCGCGTCACCGCCGTCGTGCCCGTGTTCTGA
- a CDS encoding SigB/SigF/SigG family RNA polymerase sigma factor: MPIDMSTSRHDVTASTPAQPSSRPTAQTTAQLRRTHDDAPDTASRFARLAALADGPERDALRDELVTAWLPMAHRIAGRFRDRGEATEDLRQVAALGLVKAVDRFDPERGAFESYAVPTITGEIKRHFRDRMWALRVPRRVQELRNKVRVARRELAQAPGAPEPSVADIAAHTGLTEDEVAAGLEALESFSTLSLDAELPAGDDGYSLADTLGAADSSFDTVVDRESAKEGLRRLPERERAILYMRFFEDMTQSRIADQLGISQMHVSRLISRSCERVRQEALR, translated from the coding sequence ATGCCTATCGACATGTCGACAAGCCGTCACGACGTCACGGCTTCCACCCCTGCTCAGCCCAGTTCCCGACCCACCGCGCAGACCACTGCCCAGCTGCGCCGCACCCACGACGACGCGCCCGACACGGCGAGCCGGTTCGCCAGGCTCGCCGCACTGGCGGACGGGCCGGAACGGGACGCCCTGCGCGACGAGCTCGTCACCGCGTGGCTGCCCATGGCCCACCGCATCGCGGGCCGGTTCCGCGACCGCGGGGAGGCGACCGAGGATCTGCGTCAGGTGGCGGCCCTCGGCCTGGTGAAGGCCGTCGACCGCTTCGACCCCGAGCGCGGCGCCTTCGAGAGCTACGCCGTGCCCACCATCACCGGCGAGATCAAGCGCCACTTCCGTGACCGTATGTGGGCGCTGCGCGTGCCCCGCCGGGTGCAGGAGCTGCGCAACAAGGTGCGCGTCGCCCGCCGGGAACTGGCCCAGGCTCCGGGCGCCCCCGAGCCCTCGGTCGCCGACATCGCCGCGCACACCGGCCTCACCGAGGACGAGGTCGCGGCCGGTCTGGAGGCCCTGGAGAGCTTCAGCACGCTCTCGCTGGACGCCGAGCTCCCGGCCGGCGACGACGGGTACAGCCTCGCCGACACGCTCGGCGCCGCCGACTCCTCCTTCGACACCGTGGTGGACCGCGAGTCCGCCAAGGAGGGTCTGCGGCGGCTGCCGGAACGCGAACGCGCCATCCTCTACATGCGCTTCTTCGAGGACATGACGCAGAGCAGGATCGCCGACCAGCTGGGCATCTCCCAGATGCACGTCTCCCGCCTCATCAGCCGCAGCTGCGAGCGGGTGCGCCAGGAGGCGCTGCGTTGA
- a CDS encoding LysE/ArgO family amino acid transporter: MSHALAAATAGFGTGLSLIVAIGAQNAFVLRQGIRREAVLAVVGICALSDALLIALGVGGVGALVTAWPGALTAVAWIGGLFLLGYGALAARRVFRPSGALVTGGDPVGSRRRAVLTCLAMTWLNPHVYLDTVFLLGSVAADRGPLRWTFGLGAALASVCWFAALGFGARLLGRFLSRPSAWRVLDGLVAATMIVLGVTLVVGA; this comes from the coding sequence ATGTCCCACGCCCTCGCCGCCGCGACCGCCGGGTTCGGCACCGGTCTCTCGCTCATCGTCGCCATCGGCGCCCAGAACGCCTTCGTCCTGCGCCAGGGGATCCGACGGGAGGCGGTCCTCGCCGTCGTCGGGATCTGCGCCCTCTCGGACGCCCTGCTCATCGCGCTCGGCGTGGGCGGGGTGGGCGCGCTGGTGACGGCCTGGCCGGGCGCGCTCACCGCGGTCGCCTGGATCGGCGGCCTGTTCCTGCTCGGGTACGGGGCGCTGGCGGCCCGGCGGGTGTTCCGGCCGTCGGGCGCGCTGGTGACCGGGGGCGACCCGGTGGGCTCCCGCCGGCGTGCGGTCCTCACCTGTCTCGCGATGACCTGGCTCAACCCGCACGTCTACCTCGACACCGTGTTCCTGCTCGGTTCCGTCGCCGCCGACCGCGGGCCGCTGCGCTGGACCTTCGGCCTCGGCGCCGCGCTCGCCAGCGTGTGCTGGTTCGCCGCGCTGGGCTTCGGGGCCCGGCTGCTCGGCCGTTTCCTGTCCCGGCCCTCGGCCTGGCGCGTCCTGGACGGCCTGGTCGCCGCCACGATGATCGTCCTCGGCGTGACGCTCGTCGTGGGGGCCTGA
- a CDS encoding MFS transporter, producing MYRATRIRVDTSDSSTAPEAEEADPSPPGRPRRGWRRWAMDTRPLRRPAYRRLWSSTIVTAVGSQLTAVAVPKQIYDLTGSSAWVGYASLAGLAPMVLFALWGGAVADTVDRRKLLLVTNSGIAVTSVLFWLQAAAGLGSVAVLMVLLAAQQAFFGLNAPARNASIARLVPAGELAAANALGSTVMQTGLVAGPLLAGALIPVIGLPELYLLDAVALCFTLWAVVRLPALPPTATATVRRAGIREIAEGFRYIARHKVLLLSFLADVIAMVFGMPRALFPQLAAETFAPYGEGLALGLLFAAIPIGAVAGGLLSGTFSRARRHGWMVVGAVVAWGAAIAGFGLSGSLWLAVLFLACAGVADMVSMVFRGAILLSAATDEMRGRMQGVFTVVVAGGPRLADVLHGTAGAAFGPRAAVTGGGLLVVVSMLGLAAAVPALRRYRI from the coding sequence ATGTATCGAGCAACCAGGATTCGAGTGGACACGAGCGACAGCAGCACCGCACCCGAGGCAGAGGAGGCCGACCCGAGCCCACCGGGGCGTCCCCGGCGCGGCTGGCGACGCTGGGCGATGGACACGCGGCCGCTGCGCCGCCCGGCCTACCGGCGGCTGTGGTCCTCCACCATCGTCACGGCGGTGGGCAGTCAGCTCACCGCCGTCGCCGTCCCCAAGCAGATCTACGACCTCACCGGCTCCTCCGCCTGGGTCGGTTACGCGAGCCTGGCCGGACTGGCGCCGATGGTGCTGTTCGCCCTGTGGGGCGGTGCGGTCGCCGACACCGTCGACCGGCGCAAGCTGCTGCTGGTCACCAACAGCGGCATCGCCGTCACGTCGGTGCTGTTCTGGCTCCAGGCGGCGGCGGGACTCGGGTCGGTGGCCGTGCTGATGGTGCTGCTCGCCGCCCAGCAGGCGTTCTTCGGTCTGAACGCGCCGGCTCGCAACGCCTCCATCGCCCGGCTGGTCCCGGCCGGCGAACTGGCCGCCGCCAACGCCCTCGGCTCGACCGTCATGCAGACCGGTCTGGTCGCGGGCCCGCTGCTCGCCGGTGCCCTGATCCCCGTCATCGGCCTGCCGGAGCTGTACCTCCTCGACGCCGTCGCGCTCTGCTTCACCCTGTGGGCCGTGGTCCGCCTGCCCGCGCTGCCGCCGACGGCGACCGCGACGGTCCGGCGCGCGGGGATCCGGGAGATCGCGGAGGGTTTCCGCTACATCGCCCGGCACAAGGTGCTGTTGCTGTCCTTCCTCGCCGACGTCATCGCCATGGTCTTCGGCATGCCCCGCGCCCTGTTCCCGCAGCTCGCCGCCGAGACCTTCGCCCCCTACGGCGAGGGCCTCGCCCTCGGCCTGCTGTTCGCGGCGATCCCCATCGGAGCGGTGGCGGGCGGACTGCTGTCCGGCACGTTCTCCCGTGCGCGACGGCACGGCTGGATGGTCGTCGGGGCGGTGGTCGCGTGGGGAGCGGCGATCGCCGGCTTCGGGCTCAGCGGCAGTCTGTGGCTCGCCGTGCTGTTCCTGGCCTGTGCCGGTGTCGCCGACATGGTCTCCATGGTGTTCCGCGGGGCGATCCTGCTGTCGGCGGCCACCGACGAGATGCGCGGCCGTATGCAGGGCGTGTTCACGGTGGTGGTGGCGGGCGGCCCGCGCCTGGCGGACGTCCTGCACGGCACGGCGGGGGCCGCCTTCGGGCCCCGCGCGGCCGTGACGGGCGGCGGACTGCTGGTCGTCGTTTCGATGCTGGGCCTGGCGGCCGCGGTCCCCGCACTGCGCCGCTACCGCATCTGA
- a CDS encoding cyclic nucleotide-binding domain-containing protein: protein MTRATKLLTALPPPQRQRLMTLAREVSFPEDARIFEAGGTADRFWILRSGAVSLVQQVTSLRRVTVAGLGSGDLLGWSWLFPPYRWDFGAEAFSPVRAYEFEAQPVLKLCEEDPALGMTLVRIVAEILAHRLEMTRGKLMEQYGTHRRGVL, encoded by the coding sequence ATGACCAGAGCGACCAAGCTGCTGACCGCCCTCCCCCCGCCCCAGCGCCAGCGCCTGATGACCCTCGCCCGCGAGGTCTCCTTCCCCGAGGACGCCCGGATCTTCGAGGCGGGGGGCACGGCCGACCGCTTCTGGATCCTGCGCTCCGGCGCGGTCTCGCTCGTCCAGCAGGTGACGTCGCTGCGCCGGGTGACCGTGGCCGGCCTCGGCTCCGGCGACCTGCTGGGATGGTCGTGGCTGTTTCCGCCGTACCGGTGGGACTTCGGCGCGGAGGCCTTCAGCCCCGTGCGCGCCTACGAGTTCGAGGCGCAGCCGGTGCTCAAGCTGTGCGAGGAGGACCCGGCGCTCGGCATGACGCTGGTGCGCATCGTGGCCGAGATCCTCGCGCACCGGCTGGAGATGACCCGGGGCAAGCTCATGGAACAGTACGGGACACACCGGCGCGGAGTGCTGTAA
- a CDS encoding NAD(P)/FAD-dependent oxidoreductase, with translation MDIVTRPRILVVGAGFAGVGCVRRLERELSAAEADVTLVTPFAYQLYLPLLPQVASGVLTPQSIAVSLRRSKKYRTRIIPGGAIGVDLASKVCVIRTITDEIVNEPYDYIVLAPGSVTRTFDIPGLTDHAFGMKTLAEAAYIRDHVITQLDLADASNDPAERASRLQFVVVGGGYAGTETAACLQLLTHNAVKRYPRLDPSLIKWHLIDIAPKLMPELGDKLGRSAQEVLRKRGIDISLGVSIAKAGPEEVTFTDGRVIPTRTLIWTAGVVASPLIATLGAETQRGRLVVGAEMNLPGNDGVFALGDAAAVPDRAKGEEGAVCPPTAQHAMRQGKVVADNVIATLRGRPMRPYVHRDLGLVVDLGGTDAVSKPLGIELRGLPAQAVARGYHWSALRTGVAKARVLTNWTLNAIAGDDFVRTGFQARRTAKLKDFEYTDSYLTPEQVRARVEGTGPESA, from the coding sequence ATGGACATCGTGACACGACCCAGGATCCTGGTGGTGGGCGCGGGCTTCGCGGGGGTGGGGTGCGTTCGGCGACTGGAACGCGAACTCTCCGCCGCGGAGGCCGACGTCACTCTGGTGACACCGTTCGCCTACCAGCTCTATCTGCCGCTGCTGCCGCAGGTCGCCTCCGGCGTGCTGACACCCCAGTCGATCGCCGTATCGCTGCGCCGCAGCAAGAAGTACCGCACCCGCATCATCCCGGGCGGCGCCATCGGCGTGGACCTCGCATCGAAGGTCTGCGTCATCCGCACCATCACGGACGAGATCGTGAACGAGCCGTACGACTACATCGTGCTGGCTCCCGGCAGCGTCACCCGCACCTTCGACATCCCCGGGCTGACCGACCACGCGTTCGGGATGAAGACCCTCGCGGAGGCCGCGTACATCCGCGACCACGTCATCACCCAGCTGGACCTCGCCGACGCCAGCAACGACCCCGCCGAGCGGGCCTCGCGGCTGCAGTTCGTGGTCGTCGGCGGCGGCTACGCCGGCACCGAGACGGCCGCCTGTCTGCAACTGCTCACCCACAACGCGGTCAAACGCTATCCGCGGCTGGACCCGAGCCTGATCAAGTGGCATCTCATCGACATCGCCCCGAAGCTGATGCCGGAACTCGGCGACAAACTGGGCCGCAGCGCCCAGGAGGTGCTGCGCAAGCGCGGCATCGACATCTCGCTCGGCGTCTCGATCGCCAAGGCGGGCCCGGAGGAGGTCACCTTCACCGACGGGAGGGTGATCCCGACGCGGACGCTCATCTGGACGGCGGGGGTCGTGGCGAGCCCGCTGATCGCGACGCTCGGCGCGGAGACGCAGCGCGGGCGGCTCGTGGTCGGGGCCGAGATGAACCTGCCCGGGAACGACGGGGTGTTCGCGCTCGGGGACGCCGCCGCCGTGCCCGACCGGGCCAAGGGCGAGGAGGGCGCGGTCTGCCCGCCCACCGCGCAGCACGCGATGCGGCAGGGCAAGGTGGTCGCCGACAACGTCATCGCCACGCTGCGCGGCCGTCCGATGCGGCCGTACGTGCACAGGGACCTCGGTCTGGTCGTCGACCTCGGCGGCACCGACGCCGTCTCCAAGCCGCTCGGCATCGAACTGCGGGGGCTGCCCGCGCAGGCCGTGGCGCGCGGTTACCACTGGTCGGCGCTGCGCACCGGCGTCGCCAAGGCGCGGGTCCTGACCAACTGGACGCTCAACGCGATCGCGGGGGACGATTTCGTGCGGACCGGATTCCAGGCGCGCCGGACCGCGAAACTGAAGGACTTCGAGTACACCGACAGTTATCTGACGCCCGAGCAGGTACGGGCGCGGGTCGAGGGGACCGGCCCGGAGAGCGCCTGA
- a CDS encoding FUSC family protein, with translation MRAAARAFGARWRDRVAASDPGLLRLAAGLRTVGAIALALAVLSVLGADVSHLVAGAIASMVATFAVREKQRGRQAVTLVLGLPVALASVSLAALLSSRTVAGDFFFIALIFCAVYGRRFGDRGTALGLIGFQVYFMALFVGVGISSLPGYLGVVALAFACSATARFLLVPQTPSGILERLRQAFRARLAQLLDAQLDLLDAGQDDAEKALGQVREGTARLHETAMMIQGRLAEGTPDETVARLVQRRIADAEIAAERLGLLLLTARSAERADTLTLHLPGAPLPEATRLPVRDEALDTLRHDLRALRLLVRHPVEARSGTVLSQMRNRLLGYREEENLPQAPPPVQDVFRGLGEAARAVLGLRIALDGPQDESGDSPETARSREELDAEDAAIGGAEEDEAPATEDTGLRRPTTRAAVQVAVGSSLAILGGELLSAHRWYWAVLTCWIVFINTSSTGEILVKGYRRLLGTVLGVVAGIVLAGLVGHHTWTAFAVVLLCVFAMFYTAPLSYTLMSFFVTAALGVLYTLLHTYSLSVLVLRVEETALGAACGIVAAALVLPVRTDRRTNELLATVLERLRGVTEAAVEQLSGAPPVDLLEQARDLDQALADLRAATQPLTHPVTPLRSRRDTARYVVALLETCAYHARSLAATAELLPTHPSIAADPRLRRAGARILHNIGAIDARVADERSTAEVLAGPSVAALLKPGVPGTPRYGRVTDRVLRHLQRLDEAVVGLARPLGAPVAEPK, from the coding sequence GTGAGGGCTGCGGCACGGGCGTTCGGCGCACGGTGGCGGGATCGCGTCGCCGCGTCCGATCCCGGGCTGCTGCGTCTGGCGGCGGGGCTGCGGACGGTCGGCGCGATCGCCCTCGCGCTGGCCGTGCTCTCCGTGCTGGGCGCGGACGTCTCGCATCTGGTGGCGGGCGCCATCGCCTCGATGGTCGCCACCTTCGCCGTCCGGGAGAAGCAGCGCGGCCGGCAGGCCGTCACCCTGGTGCTGGGTCTGCCCGTGGCGCTCGCCTCGGTGTCGCTCGCGGCGCTGCTCAGCTCCCGGACGGTGGCCGGCGACTTCTTCTTCATCGCCCTGATCTTCTGCGCCGTCTACGGCCGCCGGTTCGGCGACCGGGGGACCGCGCTCGGCCTGATCGGCTTCCAGGTCTACTTCATGGCCCTGTTCGTCGGGGTCGGGATCTCGTCCCTGCCCGGCTATCTGGGGGTCGTTGCGCTGGCCTTCGCCTGCAGCGCGACGGCCCGGTTCCTGCTCGTGCCGCAGACCCCGTCCGGCATTCTGGAACGACTGCGGCAGGCCTTCCGGGCGCGGCTCGCCCAGCTCCTGGACGCCCAGCTGGACCTGCTGGACGCCGGCCAGGACGACGCGGAGAAGGCTCTCGGCCAGGTGCGCGAGGGCACCGCCCGGCTCCACGAGACGGCCATGATGATCCAGGGCCGGCTGGCGGAGGGCACGCCCGACGAGACGGTCGCCCGCCTGGTGCAGCGCCGGATCGCCGACGCCGAGATCGCCGCCGAGCGGCTGGGGCTGCTCCTGCTCACCGCCCGCAGCGCCGAGCGGGCCGACACCCTGACCCTGCACCTGCCCGGCGCGCCGCTCCCCGAGGCCACCCGGCTCCCGGTGCGGGACGAGGCTCTCGACACCCTCCGTCACGATCTGCGGGCGCTGCGGCTGCTGGTGCGGCATCCCGTCGAGGCGAGGTCGGGCACCGTGCTGTCGCAGATGCGCAACCGGCTGCTCGGCTACCGGGAGGAGGAGAACCTGCCGCAGGCGCCGCCTCCCGTGCAGGACGTCTTCCGGGGCCTCGGCGAGGCGGCGCGCGCGGTGCTGGGCCTGCGGATAGCGCTCGACGGGCCGCAGGACGAGTCCGGCGACAGCCCCGAGACGGCCCGCTCCCGCGAGGAGCTGGACGCGGAGGACGCGGCGATCGGCGGCGCCGAGGAGGACGAGGCCCCGGCGACCGAGGACACCGGGCTGCGGCGGCCGACCACCCGGGCCGCCGTGCAGGTCGCCGTCGGGTCCTCGCTGGCCATCCTCGGCGGCGAGCTGCTCTCCGCGCACCGCTGGTACTGGGCGGTGCTGACCTGCTGGATCGTGTTCATCAACACGTCCTCCACCGGGGAGATCCTGGTCAAGGGCTACCGGCGGCTGCTGGGCACCGTGCTCGGCGTGGTGGCCGGCATCGTGCTGGCGGGCCTGGTCGGCCACCACACGTGGACGGCGTTCGCGGTGGTGCTGCTGTGCGTGTTCGCGATGTTCTACACGGCGCCGCTGTCGTACACGCTGATGTCGTTCTTCGTGACCGCCGCGCTCGGTGTGCTCTACACGCTGCTGCACACCTACAGCCTGTCCGTCCTGGTGCTGCGGGTGGAGGAGACGGCGCTGGGCGCGGCCTGCGGGATCGTCGCGGCGGCGCTGGTGCTGCCGGTGCGCACGGACCGGCGGACCAACGAACTGCTGGCGACCGTGCTGGAACGGCTCAGGGGGGTCACCGAGGCCGCCGTGGAGCAGCTGAGCGGCGCTCCCCCGGTCGATCTGCTGGAGCAGGCCCGGGACCTGGACCAGGCGCTGGCCGACCTGCGGGCCGCCACCCAGCCCCTGACCCACCCGGTCACCCCGCTGCGGTCGCGGCGGGACACCGCCCGTTACGTCGTCGCGCTGCTGGAGACCTGTGCCTACCACGCCCGGTCCCTGGCGGCCACGGCGGAACTGCTGCCCACCCATCCGTCGATAGCGGCGGACCCGCGGCTGCGCCGGGCCGGTGCGCGCATCCTGCACAACATCGGCGCGATCGACGCGCGCGTCGCGGACGAGCGGAGCACGGCGGAGGTGCTGGCCGGGCCGAGCGTCGCCGCGCTGCTGAAGCCGGGCGTCCCGGGGACACCGCGCTACGGGCGGGTGACCGACCGGGTGCTGCGGCATCTCCAGCGCCTGGACGAGGCGGTGGTGGGCCTCGCCCGCCCGCTCGGGGCGCCGGTGGCGGAGCCGAAATGA